A genomic segment from Aegilops tauschii subsp. strangulata cultivar AL8/78 chromosome 1, Aet v6.0, whole genome shotgun sequence encodes:
- the LOC109746849 gene encoding 1-deoxy-D-xylulose-5-phosphate synthase 1, chloroplastic, producing MALSSTFSLPRGFLGVLPQEHHFAPAVELHARPLKTPTRRSYGISASLSEREAEYHSQRPPTPLLDTVNYPIHMKNLSLKELQQLSDELRSDVIFHVSKTGGHLGSSLGVVELTVALHYVFNTPQDKLLWDVGHQSYPHKILTGRRDKMPTMRQTNGLSGFVKRSESEYDSFGTGHSSTTISAALGMAVGRDLKGAKNNVVAVIGDGAMTAGQAYEAMNNAGYLDSDMIVILNDNKQVSLPTATLDGPAPPVGALSGALSKLQSSRPLRELREVAKGVTKQIGGSVHEIAAKVDEYARGMISGSGSSLFEELGLYYIGPVDGHNIDDLITILREVKGTKTTGPVLIHVITEKGRGYPYAERASDKYHGVAKFDPATGKQFKVPAKTLSYTNYFAEALIAEAEQDSKIVAIHAAMGGGTGLNYFLRRFPNRCFDVGIAEQHAVTFAAGLACEGLKPFCAIYSSFLQRGYDQVVHDVDLQKLPVRFAMDRAGLVGADGPTHCGAFDVAFMACLPNMVVMAPSDEAELLNMVATAAAIDDRPSCFRYPRGNGIGVPLPENYKGTAIEVGKGRIMIEGERVALLGYGSAVQYCMAASSIVAQHGLRVTVADARFCKPLDHALIRSLAKSHEVIITVEEGSIGGFGSHVAQFMALDGLLDGKLKWRPVVLPDKYIDHGSPADQLVEAGLTPSHIAATVFNILGQAREALAIMTVQNA from the exons ATGGCGCTCTCGTCGACCTTCTCCCTCCCGCGGGGCTTCCTCGGCGTGCTGCCTCAGGAGCACCATTTCGCTCCCGCCGTCGAGCTCCACGCCAGGCCTCTCAAG ACGCCGACGAGGAGGTCGTACGGCATTTCTGCGTCGCTGTCGGAGAGGGAAGCAGAGTACCACTCGCAGCGGCCGCCGACGCCGCTGCTGGACACCGTCAACTACCCCATCCACATGAAGAACCTGTCCCTCAAGGAGCTGCAGCAGCTCTCCGACGAGCTGCGCTCCGACGTCATCTTCCACGTCTCCAAGACCGGCGGCCACCTCGGGTCCAGCCTGGGCGTCGTCGAGCTCACCGTCGCGCTGCACTACGTCTTCAACACCCCGCAAGACAAGCTCCTCTGGGACGTCGGCCACCAG TCGTACCCGCACAAGATTCTGACGGGGCGGCGCGATAAGATGCCGACGATGCGGCAGACCAACGGCCTGTCCGGCTTCGTCAAGCGCTCCGAGAGCGAGTACGACAGCTTCGGCACCGGCCACAGCTCCACCACCATCTCCGCCGCCCTCG GGATGGCCGTCGGGAGGGACCTCAAGGGCGCCAAGAACAACGTGGTGGCGGTGATTGGGGACGGGGCCATGACGGCCGGGCAGGCGTACGAGGCGATGAACAACGCCGGGTACCTCGACTCGGACATGATCGTCATCCTCAACGACAACAAGCAGGTGTCGCTGCCGACGGCGACGCTCGACGGGCCGGCGCCGCCGGTGGGCGCGCTCAGCGGCGCCCTCAGCAAGCTGCAGTCCAGCCGGCCGCTCAGGGAGCTGAGGGAGGTGGCCAAG GGAGTGACGAAGCAAATCGGCGGGTCGGTGCACGAGATCGCGGCCAAGGTGGACGAGTACGCCCGCGGCATGATCAGCGGCTCCGGGTCGTCGCTCTTCGAGGAGCTCGGGCTCTACTACATCGGCCCCGTCGACGGCCACAACATCGACGACCTCATCACCATCCTCCGGGAGGTCAAGGGCACCAAGACCACCGGGCCCGTGCTCATCCATGTCATCACCGAGAAAGGCCGTGGCTACCCCTACGCCGAGCGAGCCTCCGACAAGTACCACG GCGTGGCCAAGTTCGATCCGGCGACGGGGAAGCAGTTCAAGGTTCCGGCCAAGACGCTGTCCTACACCAACTACTTCGCGGAGGCGCTCATAGCCGAGGCGGAGCAGGACAGCAAGATCGTGGCCATCCACGCGGCCATGGGGGGCGGCACGGGGCTCAACTACTTCCTCCGCCGCTTCCCCAACCGGTGCTTCGACGTCGGGATCGCGGAGCAGCACGCCGTCACCTTCGCCGCCGGCCTGGCCTGCGAGGGGCTCAAGCCCTTCTGCGCCATCTACTCCTCTTTCCTGCAGAGAGGCTACGACCAGGTGGTGCACGACGTGGACCTCCAGAAGCTCCCGGTGAGGTTCGCCATGGACAGGGCGGGGCTGGTCGGCGCCGACGGGCCCACCCACTGCGGGGCCTTCGACGTGGCGTTCATGGCGTGCCTCCCCAACATGGTCGTCATGGCCCCGTCCGACGAGGCCGAGCTGCTGAACATGGTCGCCACCGCCGCGGCCATCGACGACCGCCCCTCGTGCTTCCGCTATCCGAGGGGCAACGGCATCGGCGTCCCGTTGCCGGAAAACTACAAAGGCACTGCCATCGAG GTCGGCAAAGGCAGGATCATGATCGAGGGCGAGAGGGTGGCGCTGCTGGGGTACGGGTCGGCGGTGCAGTACTGCATGGCCGCCTCGTCCATCGTGGCGCAGCACGGCCTCAGGGTCACCGTCGCCGACGCCAGGTTCTGCAAGCCGTTGGACCACGCCCTCATCAGGAGCCTCGCCAAGTCCCACGAGGTGATCATCACCGTCGAGGAAGGCTCCATCGGCGGCTTCGGCTCACACGTGGCTCAGTTCATGGCCCTGGACGGCCTTCTCGACGGCAAACTTAAG TGGCGGCCGGTGGTGCTCCCCGACAAGTACATCGACCATGGATCACCGGCCGATCAGCTGGTGGAGGCCGGGCTGACGCCGTCGCACATCGCCGCGACGGTGTTCAACATCCTGGGGCAGGCAAGAGAGGCCCTCGCGATCATGACGGTGCAGAATGCCTAG